In Georgenia soli, a genomic segment contains:
- a CDS encoding MFS transporter has protein sequence MSPPLTARSVTRRFLALTALRWLPVGLVIPVIMLLPLERGLSLAEVGLAASLQGLVVLALELPTGGLADTVGRRRVLLVASAVGLAATTLLLTAGTAAAFAVAFALQGAFRALDSGPLDAWYVDAVLEADPGAAIEKGLSGHGVVAGVAIAGGSLTSGALVGLAPAWGRDALWGLDALAVPVLVSLLLQVAGLVGIVTLLREEPRARGVRAVWRAAATTPRAIAGGASLLRRDRILLALVAVELFWGFGMVTFEQLMPVRLTELVGDPDSAAAITGPATAAAWLVSAAGAAAMPWLGRRLGTSAAAAALRVAQGAAVVGMGLLGGVAAMLAAYVACYLVHGASGAAHATLLHRRVTGEHRATVVSLNSMVMQPAGAAGMVVLTALADGTSVSVAVCVGGAVLALAAPLYLPAWRQERAARRGGATGAEALAADGRAHVPGPDGDAEVRSARG, from the coding sequence ATGAGCCCGCCCCTGACGGCCCGCTCGGTGACGCGGCGCTTCCTCGCCCTGACCGCGCTGCGCTGGCTCCCGGTCGGGCTCGTCATCCCGGTGATCATGCTGCTGCCGCTGGAGCGCGGGCTGAGCCTGGCCGAGGTGGGGCTGGCCGCGTCCCTGCAGGGGCTGGTGGTGCTCGCGCTCGAGCTGCCCACCGGCGGGCTCGCGGACACGGTGGGCAGGCGCCGGGTCCTCCTGGTGGCGTCCGCCGTCGGCCTGGCCGCCACGACCCTGCTCCTCACGGCGGGAACCGCGGCGGCGTTCGCCGTCGCGTTCGCGCTCCAGGGGGCGTTCCGGGCGCTGGACAGCGGGCCGCTCGACGCGTGGTACGTCGACGCGGTGCTCGAGGCCGACCCGGGCGCCGCGATCGAGAAGGGCCTGAGCGGTCACGGCGTCGTCGCCGGCGTGGCCATCGCCGGCGGGTCGCTGACGAGCGGCGCCCTCGTCGGCCTCGCCCCGGCGTGGGGGCGCGACGCGCTGTGGGGGCTCGACGCTCTCGCGGTGCCGGTCCTCGTCTCGCTGCTGCTGCAGGTCGCCGGGCTGGTCGGCATCGTGACCCTCCTGCGTGAGGAGCCGCGCGCCCGGGGCGTGCGCGCCGTCTGGCGGGCGGCGGCCACCACCCCGCGGGCGATCGCCGGTGGGGCCTCCCTGCTGCGCCGGGACCGCATCCTGCTCGCCCTGGTCGCCGTCGAGCTGTTCTGGGGCTTCGGCATGGTCACCTTCGAGCAGCTGATGCCGGTGCGGCTCACCGAGCTGGTCGGCGACCCCGACAGCGCCGCAGCGATCACCGGACCGGCGACGGCGGCCGCGTGGCTGGTCTCGGCCGCCGGGGCGGCGGCCATGCCGTGGCTCGGCCGCCGGCTCGGCACGTCCGCGGCCGCCGCCGCCCTGCGGGTGGCGCAGGGCGCGGCGGTCGTCGGCATGGGCCTGCTCGGCGGCGTGGCCGCCATGCTCGCCGCCTACGTGGCGTGCTACCTGGTGCACGGGGCCTCTGGCGCCGCGCACGCCACCCTGCTGCACCGGCGCGTCACCGGCGAGCACCGGGCCACCGTCGTGTCCCTGAACTCGATGGTGATGCAGCCGGCCGGGGCGGCGGGCATGGTTGTGCTGACCGCCCTGGCGGACGGGACGTCGGTGAGCGTCGCGGTGTGCGTGGGCGGGGCGGTGCTCGCGCTGGCCGCACCGCTCTACCTGCCCGCCTGGCGGCAGGAGCGGGCCGCACGCCGGGGCGGGGCGACCGGAGCAGAGGCCCTGGCGGCCGACGGGCGGGCGCACGTCCCGGGGCCCGACGGGGACGCGGAGGTGCGCAGTGCCCGAGGATGA
- a CDS encoding putative protein N(5)-glutamine methyltransferase has translation MDEAAARGGDVAAVLRAAGCVFAEDEARLLAAAARTPAELDALVRRRAGGAPLEHILGWAQFAGLRIGVDDGVFVPRRRTELLVREGAAHLRRTARARPGSRTPPVVVDLCCGSGAVGTALAAVAGPLELHAADVDPVAVACARRNVAGVGGTVHLGDLYAALPSLLLGRVDLLVVNAPYVPSDAVALMPPEARLHEPRTALDGGADGLDVHRRVAAGARRWLVPGGALVLETSVVQAPASAGALVRHGLTARVVRDDDLDATAVVGHPVAVRPAVAQPADVPPVATRTGRHATGGPAPGQCAAGCG, from the coding sequence ATGGACGAGGCGGCAGCCCGGGGCGGGGACGTCGCCGCCGTGCTGCGGGCCGCCGGGTGCGTCTTCGCCGAGGACGAGGCCCGCCTCCTGGCCGCCGCGGCCCGCACCCCGGCCGAGCTGGACGCCCTGGTGCGCCGGCGCGCCGGTGGTGCGCCCCTCGAGCACATCCTCGGCTGGGCCCAGTTCGCCGGCCTGCGGATCGGTGTCGACGACGGCGTGTTCGTCCCGCGCCGGCGCACCGAGCTGCTGGTGCGCGAGGGGGCGGCGCACCTGCGGCGGACGGCCCGGGCCCGACCGGGGAGCCGGACACCACCGGTGGTCGTCGACCTCTGCTGCGGCTCGGGCGCCGTCGGCACCGCGCTCGCGGCCGTCGCCGGCCCCCTCGAGCTCCATGCCGCCGACGTCGACCCGGTCGCCGTCGCCTGCGCGCGGCGCAACGTCGCGGGGGTGGGCGGCACGGTCCACCTCGGTGACCTCTACGCCGCCCTGCCGAGCCTGCTCCTGGGCCGGGTGGACCTGCTGGTCGTCAACGCGCCGTACGTGCCCTCCGACGCCGTCGCGCTGATGCCGCCGGAGGCACGGCTGCACGAGCCGAGGACCGCGCTCGACGGCGGGGCCGACGGGCTGGACGTGCACCGCCGGGTGGCGGCCGGTGCCCGCCGGTGGCTGGTTCCCGGGGGTGCGCTGGTGCTGGAGACGAGCGTCGTGCAGGCGCCGGCGAGCGCCGGGGCGCTCGTGCGTCACGGCCTGACCGCGCGGGTGGTGAGGGACGACGATCTCGACGCCACCGCCGTCGTGGGGCACCCGGTCGCCGTGCGGCCCGCCGTCGCGCAACCCGCGGACGTGCCACCGGTCGCCACGCGAACCGGTCGTCACGCAACCGGTGGTCCCGCGCCCGGTCAGTGCGCCGCCGGCTGTGGGTGA
- a CDS encoding LysR substrate-binding domain-containing protein, translating to MSEPFRLRFAPGVTPDKWLRTWAARMPGAPIDAALLDAEDDDPTAALRRGECSMAFVRLPVDRSGLHVIPLYEEVPVVIASREHPVAAFDEVDVTDLADENLLQDPGAVPEWSAAATDRPRPALEPMTVAQAVAVAASGAGVLIVPLSVARLHHRKDVVHRPVTGVATSQVGLAWRTDDDDPRIETFIGIVRGRTERSSRGGTAADGAGPKDGAATGATTGKVGATGSRGGSGRSGGGQQRRTSGRGSGGPGRGGRPRGRR from the coding sequence ATGTCGGAGCCTTTCCGTCTGCGGTTCGCGCCCGGGGTGACCCCCGACAAGTGGCTGCGTACCTGGGCCGCGCGCATGCCGGGCGCCCCGATCGACGCCGCCCTCCTGGACGCCGAGGACGACGACCCCACCGCCGCGCTGCGCAGGGGCGAGTGCTCCATGGCGTTCGTCCGGCTGCCGGTCGACCGGTCGGGGCTCCACGTCATCCCGCTGTACGAGGAGGTCCCGGTGGTGATCGCGAGCCGCGAGCACCCGGTGGCCGCGTTCGACGAGGTGGACGTCACCGACCTCGCCGACGAGAACCTTCTCCAGGACCCCGGTGCGGTTCCCGAGTGGTCCGCCGCCGCGACGGACCGCCCGCGCCCGGCGCTGGAACCGATGACTGTGGCGCAGGCCGTCGCGGTGGCCGCCTCGGGAGCGGGAGTGCTGATCGTCCCGCTCTCGGTCGCCCGCCTGCACCACCGCAAGGACGTCGTGCACCGCCCGGTCACCGGGGTCGCGACGTCGCAGGTGGGGCTCGCCTGGCGGACTGACGACGACGACCCGCGGATCGAGACCTTCATCGGCATCGTTCGTGGCCGGACCGAGCGCAGCAGCCGGGGAGGCACCGCCGCAGACGGTGCGGGCCCGAAGGACGGAGCCGCCACGGGCGCCACGACCGGCAAGGTGGGGGCCACGGGTTCACGCGGGGGATCGGGCCGCAGCGGCGGCGGGCAGCAGCGGCGGACGTCCGGCAGAGGGTCAGGCGGTCCGGGGCGCGGGGGCCGCCCGAGAGGCCGGCGCTGA
- a CDS encoding ATP-dependent helicase, with protein MSRVLPFSEATRSWFDGAFAAPTAAQTGAWDAISSGEHALVVAPTGSGKTLAAFLWAIDQMLTGEVPEAADRCRVLYISPLKALAVDVERNLRSPLVGISRAAARLEVPVNDVRVGVRTGDTPANERRRLAAHPPDILITTPESLYLVLTSAAREGLRGVRTVILDEVHAVAGTKRGAHLAVSLERLDALLEAPAQRVGLSATVRPVPTVASFLAGHRTLADGGRHVRVVEPASSKELRVDVVVPVADLSDPSATPLRSAGREPAPAPEGPDLSGAAAGALPEQRQPSVWPHITERIVDLVAEHRSTIVFTNSRRSAERLTARINEEWQARHEGTAGTAVLDEAGATWAAELPAQSGTSLPVEEVLARAHHGSMSREERVRTESALKSGELRAVVSTSSLELGIDMGAVDLVVQVGSPPSVASALQRVGRAGHQVGAVSHGVVLPTHRGDLMPAAVASVRARDGQIEELHVPANPLDVLAQQVVAMLAVEDLTVEELAALVRRSAPYVTLGDRSLTAVLDMLAGRYPSEDFAELRPRIVWDRTAGVLSARPGALRLATTSGGTIPDRGMYGVYLAGGPATDDGPGTDGVTARARGRGGRRVGELDEEMVYESRVGDTFTLGTSTWRIEEITPDRVLVSPAPGQPGRLPFWKGDSPGRPAELGRALGRTTRELLAGLDDGSAADRLSGAGLDGWAVENLTAYLGEQREATGRLPDDRTIVVERFRDELGDWRVVIHSPFGARVHAPWAMVLAGRLRELTGMDVQAAPSDDGIVLRLPDTEGSDGEGRGPLDPTLLLLEPSEVSGLVVEALAGSAHFAARFREAAARSLLLPRRRPDRRQPLWQQRQRSAQLLAVASAYPDFPVVLEAVRECLQDDFDVPALTDLMGEIARREVRIVEVSTTSPSPFARSLLMGYVAQFLYDDDAPLAERRAAALALDPALLAELVGSDLGDLADLLDPEAVAEVAAAVGLLTESARARDAEALVDHVRRLGPVTTAELAARSTSPELVPGWLEELAADRRVLDVRVAGTLQWVVLEDAARLRDALGTALPVGLPEAVLEPVPDPLGDLVRRHARTHGPFTAQQVAERLGLAVGAVHAVLADLVRTGLLVQGRLSPGPPPADGAVEYCDAEVMRRIRRRSLSHLRSEVEPVPARTLGVFTPRWQQVAPVGSRPELRGTDGVLTVVDQLAGALVPASSLESLVLPARVRDYRPGLLDELTAAGEVVWAGGGALPGVDGLVTLLPADAVADLSPVAGELEQGSLHRHLLDTLGGGGGRFFRELLPPDEVDEAGLPRRVPPTDVLEALWELVWAGLVTNDTLAPVRARLGGGRPAHASRAPSARPRSVRTGAGLRRGALSRAGLAGAVRAASSGAPGASVNLPAAAGRWSLLPRDTDPADQVAARTARTAVLTAALLERHGVLVRGAAGLEDLPGGFGAAYQVLRRLEESGQVRRGYLVEGLGAAQFALPEVVDRLRADAADLASRRSDDERAASSPRVHLLAATDPANPYGAALAWPATTAGEGHRPGRKAGAVVVLVDGDLVLYVERGGRTLLSFSEAPESLALAASALAGRAATGDLGPLTLGRIDGSAALEARGPLSDALLSAGFGPTPRGLRLRHPQPAAH; from the coding sequence ATGTCGAGGGTGCTGCCCTTCTCCGAAGCCACCCGGTCGTGGTTCGACGGCGCCTTCGCCGCACCGACGGCGGCGCAGACCGGGGCGTGGGACGCGATCTCCTCCGGCGAGCACGCGCTCGTGGTGGCCCCGACCGGCTCCGGCAAGACGCTGGCCGCGTTCCTCTGGGCGATCGACCAGATGCTCACGGGCGAGGTGCCGGAGGCCGCGGACCGGTGCCGGGTGCTCTACATCTCCCCCCTCAAGGCGCTGGCCGTCGACGTGGAGCGCAACCTCCGCTCGCCGCTCGTGGGCATCTCGCGGGCCGCCGCGCGGCTGGAGGTCCCGGTCAACGACGTGCGGGTCGGCGTGCGCACGGGAGACACCCCGGCCAACGAGCGTCGCCGGCTCGCCGCACACCCGCCGGACATCCTCATCACCACGCCGGAGTCTCTCTACCTCGTCCTGACGTCCGCCGCCCGGGAGGGCCTGCGCGGGGTGCGCACCGTCATCCTCGACGAGGTCCACGCCGTGGCCGGCACCAAGCGTGGGGCGCACCTGGCGGTGAGCCTCGAGCGGCTGGACGCGCTGCTGGAGGCCCCGGCGCAGCGGGTGGGCCTGTCCGCCACCGTGCGCCCCGTACCGACGGTGGCCAGCTTCCTCGCGGGGCACCGGACCCTGGCCGACGGCGGACGGCACGTGCGCGTGGTGGAGCCGGCCAGCAGCAAGGAGCTGCGCGTCGACGTCGTCGTCCCGGTCGCCGACCTCTCGGACCCGTCGGCGACCCCGCTGCGCTCGGCGGGCCGCGAGCCCGCACCGGCACCCGAGGGGCCGGACCTCTCGGGCGCCGCGGCCGGGGCGCTGCCCGAGCAGCGGCAGCCGTCGGTGTGGCCGCACATCACCGAGCGGATCGTCGACCTGGTGGCCGAGCACCGTTCGACGATCGTCTTCACCAACTCCCGCCGGTCCGCCGAGCGGCTGACCGCGCGCATCAACGAGGAGTGGCAGGCGCGCCACGAGGGCACGGCCGGCACCGCCGTCCTGGACGAGGCGGGCGCGACCTGGGCCGCCGAGCTGCCGGCACAGTCCGGCACCTCGCTGCCGGTCGAGGAGGTGCTGGCACGCGCCCACCACGGGTCCATGAGCCGCGAGGAGCGCGTCCGCACCGAGTCGGCCCTGAAGTCGGGCGAGCTGCGCGCGGTCGTCTCGACCTCCTCGCTCGAGCTCGGCATCGACATGGGGGCCGTGGACCTGGTCGTCCAGGTCGGCTCCCCGCCGTCGGTCGCGTCGGCGCTGCAGCGCGTCGGGCGGGCAGGCCACCAGGTGGGCGCCGTCTCCCACGGCGTCGTCCTGCCGACCCACCGGGGCGACCTCATGCCCGCGGCGGTGGCCTCCGTCCGGGCGCGCGACGGGCAGATCGAGGAGCTGCACGTCCCGGCCAACCCGCTCGACGTCCTCGCCCAGCAGGTCGTGGCGATGCTCGCCGTCGAGGACCTGACGGTCGAGGAGCTCGCCGCCCTGGTGCGCCGCTCGGCCCCCTACGTCACGCTCGGGGACCGCTCGCTCACCGCGGTGCTCGACATGCTCGCCGGCCGCTACCCGAGCGAGGACTTCGCGGAGCTGCGGCCGCGGATCGTGTGGGACCGCACCGCCGGTGTCCTCAGCGCCCGGCCCGGCGCGCTGCGCCTGGCGACGACGTCCGGCGGCACCATCCCGGACCGCGGCATGTACGGGGTCTACCTGGCCGGCGGTCCCGCCACCGACGACGGGCCCGGCACGGACGGCGTCACCGCGCGCGCCCGGGGCCGGGGCGGGCGGCGGGTGGGCGAGCTCGACGAGGAGATGGTCTACGAGTCGCGCGTCGGCGACACCTTCACGCTCGGGACGAGCACCTGGCGCATCGAGGAGATCACCCCGGACCGGGTCCTCGTCAGCCCGGCGCCGGGCCAGCCGGGGCGGCTGCCGTTCTGGAAGGGCGACTCCCCCGGCCGTCCCGCCGAGCTGGGCCGTGCGCTGGGGCGGACCACCCGGGAGCTGCTCGCGGGCCTGGACGACGGCAGCGCCGCGGACCGGTTGTCCGGGGCCGGCCTGGACGGCTGGGCCGTCGAGAACCTCACGGCCTACCTCGGCGAGCAGCGTGAGGCGACGGGACGCCTCCCCGACGACCGCACGATCGTCGTCGAGCGCTTCCGTGACGAGCTGGGCGACTGGCGCGTGGTGATCCACTCCCCGTTCGGCGCGCGCGTGCACGCCCCGTGGGCGATGGTGCTGGCCGGCCGCCTGCGCGAGCTGACCGGGATGGACGTCCAGGCGGCCCCGAGCGACGACGGCATCGTGCTGCGGCTGCCGGACACCGAGGGGTCCGACGGCGAGGGGCGGGGCCCGCTGGACCCGACGCTCCTGCTGCTGGAGCCGTCGGAGGTCTCCGGCCTGGTCGTGGAGGCGCTGGCGGGCTCGGCCCACTTCGCGGCCCGGTTCCGGGAGGCCGCCGCCCGCTCCCTGCTGCTGCCCCGCCGGCGTCCCGACCGCCGCCAGCCGCTGTGGCAGCAGCGCCAGCGCAGCGCCCAGCTGCTCGCCGTCGCCTCGGCCTACCCGGACTTCCCCGTGGTCCTCGAGGCGGTGCGCGAGTGTCTGCAGGACGACTTCGACGTCCCCGCCCTGACCGACCTCATGGGCGAGATCGCCCGGCGCGAGGTCCGCATCGTCGAGGTCTCCACCACCTCCCCCTCCCCCTTCGCGCGCTCGCTCCTCATGGGCTACGTCGCGCAGTTCCTCTACGACGACGACGCCCCGCTCGCCGAGCGCCGGGCGGCCGCCCTGGCGCTGGACCCGGCGCTGCTGGCCGAGCTCGTCGGCTCCGACCTCGGCGACCTGGCCGACCTGCTCGACCCCGAGGCGGTCGCGGAGGTCGCGGCGGCCGTCGGGCTGCTGACGGAGAGCGCGAGGGCCCGGGACGCCGAGGCGCTCGTCGACCACGTGCGGCGCCTCGGTCCCGTCACGACGGCGGAGCTGGCCGCGCGCAGCACCTCGCCCGAGCTGGTCCCCGGGTGGCTGGAGGAGCTGGCCGCCGACCGGCGCGTGCTGGACGTGCGGGTGGCGGGCACGCTGCAGTGGGTGGTGCTGGAGGACGCCGCGCGGCTGCGGGACGCGCTGGGCACCGCGCTGCCCGTCGGTCTGCCCGAGGCCGTCCTGGAGCCCGTGCCGGACCCGCTGGGTGACCTGGTCCGCCGGCACGCCCGCACCCACGGCCCGTTCACCGCGCAGCAGGTCGCCGAGCGGCTGGGCCTGGCGGTGGGGGCGGTGCACGCCGTGCTCGCCGACCTGGTGCGCACCGGCCTGCTCGTCCAGGGCCGGCTCAGCCCCGGCCCTCCGCCCGCCGACGGCGCGGTGGAGTACTGCGACGCCGAGGTGATGCGGCGGATCCGGCGCCGGTCGCTCTCCCACCTGCGCAGCGAGGTCGAGCCGGTCCCCGCCCGCACGCTCGGCGTGTTCACGCCGCGCTGGCAGCAGGTGGCTCCCGTCGGCTCCCGACCCGAGCTGCGCGGCACCGACGGCGTGCTCACGGTGGTCGACCAGCTGGCGGGTGCGCTCGTCCCGGCCTCGTCGCTCGAGTCGCTCGTGCTGCCGGCGCGGGTGCGGGACTACCGGCCCGGCCTGCTCGACGAGCTGACGGCCGCGGGCGAGGTGGTCTGGGCGGGCGGCGGGGCCCTGCCCGGCGTCGACGGGCTCGTCACGCTGCTGCCGGCCGACGCCGTCGCGGACCTCTCGCCGGTGGCCGGCGAGCTGGAGCAGGGGTCGCTGCACCGCCACCTCCTGGACACGCTCGGGGGCGGCGGGGGCCGGTTCTTCCGGGAGCTGCTGCCCCCGGACGAGGTCGACGAGGCCGGGCTCCCCCGCCGCGTGCCGCCGACGGACGTGCTGGAGGCCCTCTGGGAGCTGGTGTGGGCGGGGCTGGTCACCAACGACACCCTCGCGCCCGTCCGCGCCCGGCTCGGGGGCGGACGGCCGGCCCATGCCTCACGCGCCCCGTCGGCGCGTCCGCGTTCGGTGCGCACGGGCGCAGGGCTGCGCCGTGGGGCGCTCTCCCGCGCCGGGCTCGCCGGGGCGGTGCGCGCCGCGTCCTCGGGTGCGCCGGGGGCGTCCGTGAACCTGCCCGCGGCCGCCGGCCGGTGGTCGCTGCTGCCACGGGACACCGACCCGGCGGACCAGGTGGCGGCGCGCACCGCCCGGACCGCGGTGCTGACGGCGGCGCTGCTCGAGCGGCACGGGGTCCTGGTGCGCGGTGCGGCCGGCCTCGAGGACCTGCCGGGCGGGTTCGGCGCCGCCTACCAGGTGCTCCGGCGTCTGGAGGAGTCGGGTCAGGTGCGGCGGGGGTATCTCGTCGAGGGCCTGGGGGCCGCGCAGTTCGCCCTCCCCGAGGTGGTGGACCGGCTGCGGGCCGACGCGGCGGACCTCGCCTCCCGCAGGTCCGACGACGAGCGCGCGGCCTCGTCCCCCCGGGTCCACCTCCTGGCGGCGACGGACCCGGCGAACCCCTACGGCGCGGCGCTGGCCTGGCCGGCGACGACGGCCGGGGAGGGCCACCGCCCCGGGCGCAAGGCCGGTGCGGTCGTCGTCCTCGTGGACGGTGACCTGGTGCTCTACGTCGAGCGCGGCGGGCGCACCCTGCTCTCGTTCAGCGAGGCCCCGGAGAGCCTGGCCCTGGCCGCGTCGGCGCTGGCCGGTCGCGCGGCCACCGGCGACCTCGGCCCGCTCACGCTCGGCCGCATCGACGGCTCCGCCGCGCTCGAGGCCCGGGGCCCCCTCAGCGACGCCCTCCTCAGTGCCGGGTTCGGGCCGACGCCGAGGGGCCTCCGGCTCCGTCACCCACAGCCGGCGGCGCACTGA
- a CDS encoding DNA-formamidopyrimidine glycosylase family protein — MPEGDIVARVARRLDLALAGQVLARGELRWPNLGGTDLAGVGVVGNAPVGKHLLTRLDDGRTLHTHLRMEGRWRLVRTGELGPGGSSRADRSPQVRAVLATRQWTCLGYDLGMMDLVPTRDEHLLVGHLGPDVLAADLDVPAAAARILAQGERGIGETLLDQTVVAGLGTIYMAETLWLNRVWPWAPAGGTGAVAEDLVRTARRIMQRSVAARTPTATGDLRRTSNVHSRERRPCPRCGTPIVRSEVGRAPTARQVFYCPACQRP, encoded by the coding sequence GTGCCCGAAGGTGACATCGTCGCGCGCGTGGCCAGGCGCCTCGACCTGGCCCTGGCCGGCCAGGTGCTCGCGCGCGGGGAGCTGCGCTGGCCGAACCTGGGCGGGACGGACCTGGCCGGGGTCGGCGTCGTCGGCAACGCCCCCGTCGGCAAGCATCTGCTGACCCGCCTGGACGACGGCCGCACCCTGCACACCCATCTGCGGATGGAGGGCCGCTGGCGCCTGGTGCGCACCGGCGAGCTGGGGCCCGGCGGGAGCAGCCGGGCCGACCGCTCGCCCCAGGTGCGGGCGGTGCTGGCGACGCGGCAGTGGACGTGCCTGGGCTACGACCTCGGGATGATGGATCTCGTGCCGACGCGGGACGAGCACCTGCTGGTCGGCCATCTCGGCCCCGACGTCCTCGCCGCGGACCTGGACGTGCCGGCCGCCGCCGCGAGGATCCTGGCGCAGGGCGAGCGCGGCATCGGGGAGACGCTGCTCGACCAGACGGTGGTGGCCGGCCTCGGGACCATCTACATGGCCGAGACGCTGTGGCTGAACCGGGTGTGGCCGTGGGCTCCCGCGGGCGGGACGGGCGCCGTGGCGGAGGACCTCGTGCGCACCGCCCGGCGGATCATGCAGCGCTCCGTGGCGGCCCGGACGCCGACGGCGACCGGCGACCTTCGCCGCACCAGCAACGTCCACTCCCGCGAGCGTCGTCCCTGCCCCCGCTGCGGCACCCCGATCGTGCGCTCCGAGGTGGGGAGGGCGCCGACCGCCCGGCAGGTGTTCTACTGCCCGGCCTGCCAGCGGCCCTGA
- the aroD gene encoding type I 3-dehydroquinate dehydratase, whose translation MGSTAARPVRVKDVTIGDGRPVVIVPVLGATPAELRAQVVGLSGRRVDVVEWRVDHFAALTDIPAVLDAARALVRLLGPVPLLVTCRTRTEGGVADLDPQSYGELLSALASSGAADLLDVEHRRPGDVVAGIVTAARRHGVKVVASEHDFTTTPPAEEIVRRLREMQELGVDLAKIAVMPRSRADVLALLDATRQVSEEHPEVPVITMSMGPLGVVSRLAGHLFGSAATFASAGTASAPGQVDVEGVRTVLDVLDRAQGAGAAREPGPA comes from the coding sequence ATGGGCAGCACCGCGGCGCGACCCGTACGGGTGAAGGACGTCACGATCGGTGACGGCCGCCCGGTGGTTATCGTCCCCGTCCTCGGTGCGACCCCGGCCGAGCTGCGGGCGCAGGTCGTCGGACTCTCCGGTCGCCGGGTGGACGTCGTCGAGTGGCGCGTGGACCACTTCGCCGCGCTGACGGACATCCCGGCGGTGCTCGACGCCGCGCGTGCGCTGGTCCGGCTCCTCGGCCCGGTCCCCCTGCTGGTCACCTGCCGGACGCGCACCGAGGGCGGGGTCGCGGACCTCGACCCGCAGTCGTACGGGGAGCTGCTGTCCGCGCTGGCCAGCTCCGGGGCGGCCGACCTGCTCGACGTCGAGCACCGGCGCCCGGGTGACGTCGTCGCGGGGATCGTCACGGCCGCCCGCCGGCACGGGGTGAAGGTGGTCGCCTCCGAGCACGACTTCACCACGACGCCGCCGGCCGAGGAGATCGTGAGGCGGCTGCGGGAGATGCAGGAGCTCGGTGTCGACCTCGCCAAGATCGCGGTCATGCCCCGCTCCCGCGCCGACGTCCTGGCGCTCCTCGACGCCACGAGGCAGGTCAGCGAGGAGCACCCGGAGGTGCCGGTCATCACCATGTCGATGGGTCCGCTCGGTGTGGTCTCCCGGCTCGCCGGCCACCTCTTCGGCTCCGCGGCGACGTTCGCGTCCGCCGGCACCGCGTCCGCCCCTGGGCAGGTGGACGTCGAGGGCGTGCGCACGGTGCTCGACGTCCTGGACCGCGCGCAGGGTGCGGGCGCGGCGCGGGAGCCTGGCCCTGCCTGA
- a CDS encoding DUF5997 family protein: MSTPKQQTMKAQTAARKLGVLLAATPEEFRGRDISREELNELQANPPAWLAELRRNGPHPRQEVARRLRVSTSGLARGGVTQPLTTEQIKALLDEMPAWLEAERATHEQVRAEEARLRERAAEQPRG, encoded by the coding sequence GTGAGCACCCCCAAGCAGCAGACCATGAAGGCCCAGACCGCTGCCCGCAAGCTCGGTGTGCTCCTGGCGGCCACCCCGGAGGAGTTCCGCGGCCGGGACATCAGCCGCGAGGAGCTGAACGAGCTGCAGGCGAACCCGCCGGCGTGGCTGGCCGAGCTTCGGCGCAACGGCCCGCACCCACGTCAGGAGGTCGCCCGGCGCCTGCGCGTCTCCACCTCGGGCCTGGCCCGCGGCGGCGTCACCCAGCCGCTGACGACCGAGCAGATCAAGGCGCTGCTGGACGAGATGCCCGCCTGGCTCGAGGCCGAGCGGGCGACCCACGAGCAGGTCCGTGCCGAGGAGGCCCGCCTGCGCGAGCGGGCCGCGGAGCAGCCGCGGGGCTGA
- a CDS encoding ArsR/SmtB family transcription factor, with amino-acid sequence METPREARLDARAMKVLAHPLRTRLLGALRLEGPDTATGLARLLGTNSGATSYHLRRLADVGLVEETGTGTGRQRVWRAAHDRHSWTTSAAGDDPDAVAANDWLQQDATRLAQERVSAWHAEKQSWPLPWRDVAGLSDYFLDLTPDRLAALLHDLDAVVERYRGETPGEGSHRVFLYLHACPDVLGRPAEPDGGAPARPGGSDGDGGGGAS; translated from the coding sequence GTGGAGACACCCCGGGAGGCGCGGCTCGACGCCCGTGCGATGAAGGTCCTGGCGCACCCGCTGCGCACCCGGCTGCTCGGCGCGCTCCGGCTGGAGGGGCCTGACACCGCCACGGGGCTGGCGCGGTTGCTCGGGACGAACTCGGGGGCGACGAGCTACCACCTCCGCCGCCTCGCCGACGTCGGGCTGGTGGAGGAGACAGGCACGGGGACCGGGCGTCAGCGGGTCTGGCGCGCCGCGCACGACCGGCACTCCTGGACCACGTCGGCCGCCGGGGACGACCCGGACGCTGTCGCCGCCAACGACTGGCTCCAGCAGGACGCCACGCGGCTGGCCCAGGAGCGCGTCTCCGCGTGGCACGCCGAGAAGCAGTCGTGGCCGTTGCCCTGGCGCGACGTCGCGGGGCTGTCCGACTACTTCCTCGACCTCACGCCCGACCGGCTCGCGGCCCTCCTCCACGACCTCGACGCGGTGGTCGAGCGCTACCGCGGCGAGACCCCCGGCGAGGGCTCGCACCGCGTGTTCCTCTACCTGCACGCCTGCCCGGACGTCCTCGGCCGGCCCGCCGAGCCGGACGGCGGCGCGCCCGCCAGGCCGGGGGGCAGCGACGGCGACGGCGGCGGCGGCGCGTCATGA